The nucleotide sequence ttctttaacaaacataaaaaaaaaatctaacttaccaaccccaaacttatgAACATTACAGTATATTCCTATAAATACCCAATAACATCTAACTCAATGACAGCACTGAAAtgcttcactcaaaaacacttttTGATGAAACTCCAGGTTCAGTGACCAGATATACAATCCAACTGGCCTAGTAAGGTGTACTTACTCTAAAAGACCCTGACCTCACAGCATGTTTGGGTCTGGACTCAACTCCAAATGTAAACAAGACAGTCTGGAGAGATGTGCCAGCGTCCAGCCGTCTCTGAAATGGACAATCATTCACCCTCAGAGAACAACAAGGTAAATGTCAGTGATGTCAAGTTGATAGTGTGTCCAAGCATCTGCTTGTACTCTACATCACACTTAATTCTTTGACAGATACATGAAGGAGCACTTGAGTATCTCAGACTGAATCCACTCTGGATCCCTCATCTTTCTAGGAATAACAAAGGCAAGCAATTCCGTTCATGTAAGCACTAATATAATGCTACGGTTTTGCGCAGACGAACCAATAGGGTTGCTTTGACAGAGTCTGAATGAAGAAGGAAAGTTCTGGCAGTCTAAACTACATCTTTGATAGAAAAACAATCCTTAAGTCCACTTGAAACCCTCTTCAACAAAAGATAAGGTTAAGAAAGACAGATGACTCTCACCCTAAATTGTTCACATGAGTATTTGAGGTTAATTTGGGACCTTCCAAATGAAGAGCAGATCCTAAAATGAAGCGGAACAACTTTGAGGCTCTATGAATCTTTCCATTTCATCATAAAGCAGgcagatgtttttttaaaaagattaatttcACGACCACATGTGCTCCAGTTAATCCACCAACACGGTCTCATAAAGCAGATGGAGCTGCGTCCATTTTCATTCATAAAAGCCAGTTCCAGTCTAACCGCATTCACATCAACAGTGCGCAATCATATTCTCACATCTACGCCAAACAGCAGTATTTCTTCCACCAGGACTCGGAGAGCTTCCTCATTTTATCGGGCGTCCGCTTCTTCAGTCTTTTCTGCTGCTGGCTGTCTGAGTACTGGACACTGGCCACTATAGCGGTGTCAAACACCTCCTTCAGATTCTTCTGGGTGAGCGCTGAACACTCCATGTACGAGATGGCCTGCACTTCCTCAGCACACATGCAGGCCTCCTGGGGGTCCACCGGCCGCTCTTTGTACTGGGCCAGTTGGATGAGCACTTTGACGTCTTCCCGGAGGTCAGCCTGAGTGCCCACCAACAGTATCGGTGCCCTCGGACAGTGCTGGCGGATCTCAGGCACCCACTTCTCCCTCACATTTTGGAAAGAGGAGGGACTTACCACACTGAAGCAGAGAAGGAAGATGTCAGCATTGGTGTAACACAGCGGCCGGAGCTTGTCAAACTCATCCTGCCCAGAGTAAAGAAAAATTCAGGAAAGATTAACATCTGAAAGAAACTGACACTTGCTGTTTTGGATTACTAAAAGTAACCCCTCAAAGTAGGGTTTCTATGTGTACTGTTAATTGTTAGATTTACACAAGTTATGATATAGACTTACTATAAATATCGTATCAGAATGACTGTGTCATTTTGTGAAGTTTTTTCACCTTGTTTGTTTCAAACAAACATTTGCTAAATCAATCCGACTGAAAAGTTTAGTGTTGGTAAGacttaatgtttttgaaggaagtctcttgtgcttactaaggctgcattaatgaccaaaatacagtaaaagcaaaatacatttatttcaatagattttaaaatgtaatttagtcctgtgatggcaaagctggattttcagcatcattcctccagtcttcagtgtcacatgatccttcagaaatggtGATTTgttgctaaagaaacattttttattattatcaatgttaaaaacagttgggCTGCTTAACATTTTGGCTTTttgatgaattaaattaaattaattaaaaaacagcatgactgaaatagaaatattgtgcagcactaTAAATGtgagtcacttttgatcaatttaatgtgtacttatcgaataaaagtataaaaaaatttaaagtataaataaaatattttttttaaatgattccaAACACCAATAAGCAGCCTTATCTTACAGTAATGGTGCTTTAATATTCTAAACTGGGAACTTCCAGGTCATGCTTATGATTCCATATCTCTAAATTATCAGAACATACTGTGAAGTCTAGAACACAGATGTGAGATCTGCTGTTTATTACTGCAGCATTCCAACTGTTTTACTCTTCCTTCTGAGTTTCCAACTTGGTTTCTTTTGATATGCCAAAATAGCTTTCTTTTCATATTAGTCAGGTGGACACATTCTAACGCATGACAAACAATCCTGTCTATAATTTCTATTCAAGCATGCCGTTACaaatgaatttaggcatcacaacttTACCGTAATAAATTACAGTAGGCAAAACAGATAGGCTTATTCAATTTGAAATTTGCTTACGATTCCAGTTAATAATTGTTAGGGTTAAGATTAACTTTAAGGGAGCgttagatgaaaaataaatgtaaaattaagaggaaaattataatgcacaaattcatatctaaaataaaaacatttatataactaTCCAATCAATGTACTCTCTTACTCTCTATCTGTTTCTCACTCCTTCTCTCCCTTCTCTCCCTTCCTCCATTTCCACTGGCCTAAACAGGAACGATCCAAATCTCTCTTGGCTTGCCTCCCTTCACTGACTCCCCTTAGCTTGCTAAACTCATCGAAAACACACTGATCTCACATTTCCAGTGACTAGCCCCAGCTGTATCCCGGCTGAAAGTAGGCCTCCCTTTCCCTTGGCTCAAACCCAATTCATTACAATTAGACTGCTTCCCATTTGTGATCCCCTAGAGCTGGTTTCCTCCCTCCTGCAAAGAAACACTGACTGACCTATAATAGTGTGCTCATAGGTTGAAGCATATGCTTCCTTATGATGCCTGGACTGTAAACTTCAGCTGAACTTTACCAGAAACCCTTATCATGAATAAGcaaaacaacactgaatcacTTTCTCTCTTATCTTACAGTCAGGCTGACTAATTAGGACATGATTCATGGGTCTGTTTACGGTTAAGAGACCAGGGCTTCGACCAGCATGTGTTTGTGCAAACAATATGTCATCCTTATACAGCGATTTGATGAACTTGCATTgccttgtgtgtttttgagagGTGGTTCGTTTGGGTCTGCTGGTGCTGAGTGAGTTTACTGGACTGACCTGACCGGCTGTGTCACAAAGCTGAAGTTTCACAGGCTTGCCATCCACAGCTACGACCGCTGCAGATGAGAAGAAAatcaattttgacattttatcccTGTCCAGTGCACATTGTTAAGAGACATGGACTGGGACAAATGGGTTGGGGAACTTGCTGGCCTTACAAAAACTCATCACAGAAACAACAGACAGTAAACAATCATGTGTCCCTGTGATGAATTAAATTAGGTCACTGGTACACTGTAATGAGTGGATCATTATTTATcatatacaacattttaaattagcTGGTACAAGCTAGTTATTAGTTCCAAAACCCAGCTTGACCACCTAATCAGTTTATTGTTGGTCTAAGGTGGTCTACCAGAGACCAACTATTACCAGTTGGAAAGCTTCCATTATACAAAACGCATCAACAACAACTTAAACTTACTTTTCTAAAAGGAGGttaaaggttgttgtttttttactattattattattttattacaatttagttttacagtttaattataaATACTGGAGTGATGTTTACCTGCAAAGTTGTCAAACGCTGTTGGAACATACTCTGTGGGATATCCATTGGTGGTGTAGCTCACAACGAGACTAGTTTTACCCACTGCACCATCACCGACCAGCACGCACTTCACCCTGCGCTCCGCTGCCGCTCCGAAGCGGCTCTTTACCGCGGAAGACAAATCTCTGCTCCTGAATCTCCTCGGGGGTACTGGCGGCACAACCGTACCTGGAACAGGCTTATATTCTCCACCTCCCTGCGGAGGCATCGCTGAAAACACTGACTCTCCAGGAGGTTTAACGCCAGTTTCGGCGATTCATCGCACTTGTGAATGAGAGAGCGGAATACTATCTCCGATTTCACTGCAATGTCCATTTATTTTAGAAGGGGGAAAATCCGATTAAATCTACATTTCAAATCAATAAGTGTTTCATTTATCtggatataaaacaaaacaactctgaagcaaaaataaatagttaGCCCACACGTACACTGGCGTTACGTCCTCGATCTGAACGAGCACTTTACTCCCAAACACTGTGGCTGTGTGTGTCTCGATGCATATCAGCCGCCTATTAGATGGGCTTCTGAGGCTGACTAGAATTTGAGACAGAACCCGTGACATCATCCACTGTGAGGGGCTTTCATCCGTGAACTGAAGTTCAGTAAACCTGTTGTCATTACTGATAAACTCAACTCAACTGGCGCAAATACAGGCGTCAGCATTTTTATTTGTCATCATGGATAAATGTCCTTGAAATCCAAAACGTTTAAAGTGCATAGCTATATAATTGTGTCCTTTGAACAATACCGTTTAACTATTTTAcaatcacacacacgcacgcacgcacgcacgcacacacacacacacacacacacacacacacagcctataTATAGCTACACATAACTATAGCTACAGTCAAAGACTGTATGAAAACAACACCCTTTGGGCACATAGAGAATTAAAATAGTCTGTGTAATTTAACTAGGCCTACTTGGAGAATTTAATGCGAATAACGATGCTGCCAATATTCATATTTTGCAGTGTTCTTGTATAATATAGTTAAATTACACAGACAATAATTCTCTAGTCTTATGTGACCAAAGGGGATCATAACCTGTTTGTAACGCAATTACGCCATCTATCGAACAAATGCTAAAACGgatataaactttatatatagCTACTTTTACCTCTAATATTGAAGATTAGtacacaatatttattatttatagtattaactgatataatattagTGATTTATCTACATTGTGTGGTTTATTGTTTTGGCTTATTTTTGTGCGGAGGTCATAGTCGCAGATCTTGTTTTTCACCCGATACAGAACAGACGAACGCACATTTTTTTCCGACACCTATAGCTTTGTATGTGCAAGTGAGTTTGACAGATGGCTGCAAATTCAGAGAAAGAATCTAAAACAAGCCGTGAGCTCGTGTTGGGCTTCTTAGAGGAGGCAGAATCATGGCTCTTACCAGTTTCCAAGTAAAGtctgaaaaaaagcaaaaaaaaaatcagctttgaaatctcattaaattacattttgaaatatattcaaatagaaaacagctattttaaataggctagtaaaaatatttcactgatttgcagtactttggatcaaataaatgcatgcttggtgaagagacttctttaaaaaacattaacaagcttactgttcaaaaacttttgactggtagtggatactacTTTCATTTTTCTCTAAtctctagcttttaattggcttagaaatctgtagctgctggacaataacaaataataatgatttgatagatagatatatacatacactcacacacacacacaccaaatattCTGCTGAGTTCATCTGGAAACGAGACTTTTCATGAGATCAAGCAATGTAGAATaattgcatccatccatccatcatcttccgcttatccggggccgggtcgcgggggcaacagtctaagcagagacgcccagacttccctctccctagccacttcttccagctcttccgagGGGAACCCGggacgttcccaggccagccgggagacatagtccctccagcgtgtcctaggtcttccccggggcctcctcccggtgagacgtgcctggaacacctccctgggaaggcgtccaggaggcatccgaaatagatgcccgagccacctcagctggcttctctcgatgtggaggagcaacggctctactctgagctcctcccgagtgaccgagcttctcaccctatctctaagggagcgcccagccacccgacggagaaagctcatttcggccgcctgtatccgggatcttgtcctttcggtcatgacctacagctcatgaccataggtgagagtaggaacgtagattgaccggtaaatcgagagctttgccttacagctcagctccttcttcaccacgacagaccggtacagcgaccgcattactgcagaagatgcaccgatccgtctgtcaatctcacgttccatccttccctcactcgtgaacaggaccccaagatacctgaactccaccacttgaggcaggaactctccaccaacctgaagtgggcaatccacccttttccgactgagaaccatggcctcggacttggaggtgctgattctcattccagccgattcacactcggctgcaaaccgtcccagtgcacgttgaaggtcctggtctgaggcggccaacacgacaacatcatccgcaaaaagcagcgacgaaatcgtatggtccccaaaccggacactctccggcccttggctgctcctagaaattctgtccataaaaattatgaacagaaccggtgacaaagggcagccctgccggagtccaacatgcaccgggaacaggtctgacttactgccggcaatgcgaaccaagctcttgctccggtcgtacagcgaccgaacagccctaagtagggagccgccgaccccatactcccggagcaccctccacaggatgtcgcgaggaacacggtcgaatgccttctccaagtccacaaaacacatgtggactggttgggcaaactcccatgaaccctccagcaccctggaaagggtatagagctggtccagtgttccacgaccaggacgaaaaccacactgttcctcctgaatccgaggttccactatcggccgaattctcctctccagtaccttggcatagactttcccagggaggctgagaagtgtgatccccctatagttggaacacactctccggtcccccttcttgaaaagagggaccaccaccccggtctgccagtccagaggtactgtccccaaccgccatgcgatgttgcagaggcgtgtcagccaagacagccccacaacatccagagacttgaggtactcggggcggatctcatccacccccggtgccttgccaccgaggagctttttaactacctcgatgacttcagcccgggtgatggacgagtgctcctccgagtccccagccactgcttcctcaacggaacacaagtcggtgggattgaggagatcctcgaagtattccttccaccgcccgacgatatccccagttgaggtcaacaggtgcccatctctactgtaaacagtgttggtagggcactgcttccccctcctgaggcgtcaaacagtttgccagaatctcttcgaggccaaccgatagtctttctccatggcctcaccgaactcctcccaggcccgagtttttgcctccacgactacccgggctgcagtccgcttgacctgccggtacctgtcagctgcctccggagtcccacaagccatccaggcccgataggactccttcttcagcttgacagcatcccttacttccggtgtccaccaccgggttcggggattgccgcctcgacaggcaccggagaccttacggccacagctttgagcagccgcagcgacaatggaggtggagaacatggtccactcggactcaatatctccagactccctcgggatccggtcgaagctctgccggagatgggagttgaagatctctctgacagggggctcggccaaacgttcccaacagaccctcacagtacgtttgggtctgccgagtctgtccagcttcctcctccgccatcggatccaactcaccaccaggtggtgatcagttgacagctccgcccctctcttcacccgagtgtccaagacatatggccgaaggtctgatgacacgaccacaaagtcgatcattgacctccggcctagggtgtcctggtgccacgtgcactgatggacacccttatgcttgaacatggtgtttgttatggacaaaccgtggttagcacagaaatccaataacagaacaccactCGGGTtgaggtcaggggggccgttcctcccaatcacgcccctccaggtgtcactgtcactgcccacgtgagcgttgaagtcccccagtagaacgacggagtctccagtcagagcactttccagcacccctcccagagacccCAAGAAGGCCGGGtggtccgcactgccgttcgggccataggcacaaacgacagtgagagacctatccccgactcgaagccgcagggaagcgaccctctcgttcaccggggtaaactccaacacatggcggctgagctggggggctattagcaaacccactccagccctccgcctctcaccatgggcaactccagagtggtagagagtccagcctctctcaagaagtgtggttccagagcccaagctgtgcgttgaggtgagcccgactatctctagtcggtacctctcgacctcccgcacaagctcaggctccttccccgccaacgaggtgacattccacgtccctaaagccagattccgtgtccagagatcgggtcgtcgggggtctcgcctacgactgtcgcccgatccact is from Carassius auratus strain Wakin chromosome 13, ASM336829v1, whole genome shotgun sequence and encodes:
- the LOC113112720 gene encoding rho-related GTP-binding protein RhoU-like, yielding MPPQGGGEYKPVPGTVVPPVPPRRFRSRDLSSAVKSRFGAAAERRVKCVLVGDGAVGKTSLVVSYTTNGYPTEYVPTAFDNFAAVVAVDGKPVKLQLCDTAGQDEFDKLRPLCYTNADIFLLCFSVVSPSSFQNVREKWVPEIRQHCPRAPILLVGTQADLREDVKVLIQLAQYKERPVDPQEACMCAEEVQAISYMECSALTQKNLKEVFDTAIVASVQYSDSQQQKRLKKRTPDKMRKLSESWWKKYCCLA